AAAAGGTTAAAGGAATTGTATTAGGTATGACCCAACAAAACAGTTGTTAGTATGGTTGGAAATGAGGaatgtttttatttagttagaGAAGTTGGTAAATTTTCTTGCACTATGCAATGAAACATTTTCATGGTTGAGAGATTGTATAAACCTTTTTAAGGAAACAACTATGTGTGTGCGCGCACGCGTGATGAAAGAGGTGTGTAGAAGGTACAAAAACTAGTGCCAAAAAGGTTGGTTAAGGATGGTGAGAAAAGAGGAATGTGTAATGGGtgaaaagaaaacataaatgaGAAGAGAAACTTGTTCACTTTCATGATACTTTACTTAGGCAAAGACATATCCATTTTAGAGGATTTTGGTTTTCTAAACTTTCCTGCTGCCCCAGAATTTGGACAAATCAAAAGAGGAAAACCCTTCAATTTTATAAATGTTGTGGCAGCAAATAAAAGATTGGGTGGTTGAAATGGTTGGGAAGATTTTATTAGTATTCTGTGTTTGAAGTCTAAATCTCCTTATTAGTACTTTTAACTCACTAATTGAGTTTCCTGTTTGGGAAATTTACCTTAGATAACATAGGTAAAACTCTTGTGATATTATTTTATGGCAAATTCTAATGTGGACCAATACTTAAAAATGTTCAAAGCTTCATCAACAACAAACGTCTCTTGTTAACGGTCCTTCTCATTTTCACGGTTAAGATAAGTACTTAATTGATATCAgttcaattaaaataatgaaaaacaaaTATGTAGCTTGCATTGAACCGACATCAATCAGATCATCATCTTAGCCTTACAGACAAGGAGAGTCATGAGTTTTTACTTCTAAAGAGTATTGTCAACCGTCGTTAGAATTTCAGGTGATTTTTAAGTGAGATACTCTAATGAGTAACCACTTATAAAGGTGGTCCACCTTAGAATTCACCTGGATTTTATAATTtgcattgaaattgaaatgaaaaatgCATGATTAGTACAAGAAATTAACTTGTGCCATATTGGGAAGATTCCCATTGAATTCTTGGTAAcctgtgaaccatctttattctGACTCAGAATCCAATCATTCACCCTCCAGCAAGTTGGGGGCAAACAATGGCTCACAAAGTATACTAATCCTCATGATCGGATTTAATGAGACGGTTGCAGAGGATCCAAGATGCAGGACTCTGAAACCTCTAACGATTTGAGATATAATACTCTTATCTTTTAACCAGAAAGACAATGTGAGCTATATTTTGTTTGACATGCAGGATTAAGATGATCTGTGTACTTGCAGTCGCACAGATTCATCGGTGAAAACTTCATCTTTCATAAAAGACATGATTATGTGAGGATTAGTATACTTTATGATGTATTATAAGACCTTTATAAGTTCATTCTATATATTAACAATAGGAAACTAATAATTCAGATCATGTAGTATTCTTCCAGTCAGCTACTTTCCAACTGTGAACAATCGGCATGAACAACATGCTGTAGCCGCTTCCGCAACCGGCATGAACAACATGCTGTAGCTGATTCCGCAACTAAGTATATAACGCATATTTCCtgcagaaataaaaaaaataatgcacGCTCCCTACGCAGGCATCACCCTGATCAGGTTCGAAGGGACTGTCTCAGCCTGAACTGCTAGCATGCTAGGCAGATACAGGCACCCCTGGTGCATCTCGGGAGTTAATAACAGCCGATAAGATAAAAAAAGGTACCAAACATGAACGTACTAATGCAATTTATTGATGAGATTGGATaacacaacaaaagaaaaataaagatggAGTTCTTAAATGTTCACAAACTAAAGTTTGTATTATCCTATTGCTCGCAAATACTTCACTGTCCTCGCTGGCCAGTTTTGTAGATAGCCCCCAGTTCTCTCATACGATTTGCTCGATTTATATAGCCctgcaaaaaaatattgaataaaatcaTTTAATCTTTATATACTTGATTCCCAAGTTTTCTTTTTAATCTATATTAAGTGAAGATGCAAAGCTTATAAAAAACATTATACAATAAAGGAAGACTTACCCTTCCTTAGAGCTTACGTAAGATTCTGGCAAGTAAATCTCTCCACCAGCTTCACCGTGTTGTTCTCCACTGATAGTTTTCTTTGCAGCTAGAAATTCTGCACTCATAGCATTCATCCCCTCCTTCAAAGCTTCCTCAACATCCCCATACCCATGTTTCTCAGCATACTTTCTCACATCCTCGGTTATCTTCATAGAACAGAATTTAGGGCCGCACATCGAGCAGAAATGAGCCACCTTTGCACCTTCTGCTGGCAGTGTTTCATCGTGGAAGGACATGGCAGTCATTGGATCCAATGACAAAGCAAACTGATCCATCCATCGAAACTCAAATCTTGCCTTGCTTAAGGCATCATCCCAGGCTTGAGCGTGAGGATGTTGTTTGGCTAAATCGGCAGCATGAGCAGCTATCTTGTAAGCTATAACTCCAGCCTTCACATCATCTCGGTTTGGAAGTCCGAGATGTTCTTTTGGAGTCACATAACAGAGAAGAGCTGTACCAAGTGCACCAATGTTAGCAGCACCAATAGCCGAGGTGATGTGATCGTAACCAGGGGCAATATCAGTTGTTAAAGGACCGAGAGTGTAGAAAGGCGCTTCATTACACCATTCTAGCTGTTTTTGCATGTTTTCAGGAATCTTGTGCATTGGAACATGTCCAGGTCCTTCATTCATCACCTGCAAAGCAACTCAAAGTAAACAAAAAGCACTCATGGTATCCAGAAATGTATTATCGATGGTAAACAACACATCAGCTGATGATAGTCTAATATCATATTAACAAAGGCATACTTGGAATGACTTATTTGAGTTCATCTACTAATATAAGTACCTGTGAGACTATTTAAGAGAGTTTGAGGGAGCAGCTTACGACATGTCTTATAACTTAcatgaaaatagtttgactttattttatcctGTTATAGTAATAGCttatatataagcacttatatgattaACACTTAATTAACGCAGTCCATACATTTCTCTGTGCAATAAACAGTTAAGCGTATTATTGATAAAACAATAGTTAATGTTGCATTGAACTTTGGAAACGACAAGTTAATATGAAGAAACTTTTCTAAAAAAGCGACAATTAAAAAGGCACaaatggagggagtaatatgTATCACCTGTACATCCTTTTCCCATGCTCTACGAGTGAGTTCACCTTGTGTCAAAAGCTCGGCAAATTGAGCTGTGTCATTTGCATCATAAATGGATCCAGGTCTTAAACCATCACCAATGGATAGTGCCACATCATACTGATTGCAGATGTCGAGTATGTCATCCCAGTGCTCATAAGCAAAATTCTCTTTGTGATAAGCTAAGCACCACTTTGCATGAATCGATCCTCCTCTAGAAACTATTCCCGTCATGCGCTTCGCAGTTAAAGGAATATACCTAAGAAGTACTCCTGCATGAATGGTGAAGTAATCTACACCTTGTTCAGCTTGTTCAATCAATGTCTCCCTGAAAACCTCCCAGTTAAGATCTTCCGCAATTCCATTAACTTTCTCAAGTGCTTGATAAATAGGTACAGTCCCAACCGGCACAGCAGAGTTGCGTAAGATCCACTCTCGAGTTTCGTGGATGTGGCGACCGGTTGAGAGATCCATAACTGTATCAGCTCCCCACATAGTTGCCCATTGAACCTTGTAAACTTCCTCTTCTATAGAGCTTACAACTGCAGAATTTCCAATGTTTGCATTTACTTTCACCAAAAAGTTTCTTCCGACTATTGTTGGCTCTAACTCCAAGTGCTTCTTGTTGGAAGGAATGATGGCTCGTCCTCGAGCAACTTCTGACCTCACAAACTCTGGGCTGAGCTTCTCACGAGTGGCGCAATAAAGCATCTCCTCAGTAATGATTCCCTGCTTAGCATAGTACATCTGAGTGAATCTTGGAGGACTTGTTTTTTCTCTCCTATCAATCCACTCTTGGCGCAACTTTGGTAGTCCTAATTATCAAATCcatgaaaacaaaacaattagATTAATGCAATTTTCTGAAGAATTAGTGTAagtatacaatataaaacctgTTTTTATTAGTCTAATATTCGTCACAAAAAACGTAACACAGACTCAAGATATATGGTTAAAGAAATGGCACGGCGAATAAAAAAACTTGATTTTTATACCTATCCTTGGACTTATATTTTGGGGACCGCTGGTGTCATAATTATCAAAGTGCGATTCATCACCAGACAAATGAACTCGTCGAAATGGAACTTTGAGCACATGACCACTTTCTTCATGAATGACTTCCCTGTAGACATGATGATATATTACACCGGACGCATAGCAAGTTTGGTAACAAAAGGCATGGAAAGCCGAACAATTTGTAATCAACGTATGTATGTATTTAAAGAAAACAAGGTATACCTGATTTCTTTAGTGCTCTTTGGAAAGCACTGTTCGAAGGAAGGAAGAGGAAGAAAATCAGGAGAAGCAGGATCAATCGTGTGCTTcgtttgtttggttttgtttgcATTAGTTGTTGGAGGATCAAATGTCAAGGTTGCTCTAGGTACTAAAGCCATGGAAGATGGAACTAGTTCCTTCTTCCAAACATTTGAAGAACGGCCAACAACGTCAAACCGAGGCAAGAATGTAGAATTCGGGAACTTTGATTGAGAAGCATGGTTTCCATTCTTGCAAACAACTGATGTCACATTAGCATGCACCGACGCCATCTCAGCGCAGAACTACAAAAATTCAAgtttttgaaaacaaatttttagtTGTTTCACAATAGTCATGCATGTCAAATTAACTTCAAATACAAactttgttcaaaaaaaacttcaaatacaAACTCTAGAGTTCACAATTAGTTAGCAAATCAACTTTGTGCtcttgataaaaaattataaaaaatcctAACAATGGTTTTCACTTTTCATCAGATTTATCCAAACTCTTAAAGTCGAGAATGGAAACATTATTTTCTACCTATGAAACACTAATACCAACACGATACTGACACATCAacatcaataataatttgagagaTTGGAACAATTAAATGTAACCATATATATGTATCGGTGTGTCAAACGCCAGACACACCTTCAATATGAAGTTACATAGGTTTCTACATATAACAAAATGACAATTGTTCCGGTTCACAATTATGTTTCTTGAAAGATCAAAAAACTAACACTTCTttataactaaataaaaaaacaaaaactacccAGATAAAAATTCACTAGTGCTTGAGTGAAGATTCCTCCATCTCAGAAAAGCACAACAAGACAAAAGCAGATACTTTCAAACAATATCTTCCATACCCCTTTTACATAAATGATATTATGATAATCAAACAAGCCATATTGAGAtgcaaatattaacaaaaaaacctcatttttttaaaaaaattaattaaattaaaaaaaaaatgccctCATTAACTAGAATAAACTACAAAATTTTACACCAACAAAATATCCTATTATAATTAAATCCAttaaatttagattatattCGAATTGACGTCAGTTTGGCAGAATCATGGTCCGTTTTCataattttgagcttatataaAATTACGGTTTCACCGTGAATTTGTCAAACTCACAACAAATCTAAAATCCACTTGATGGTCATGGTTTTGCTTATTTTCTCTTATTCATTGGTACTCTAATTATTGAATTACGCAATTTAATTTATAAGCTTTCTATGTGCATGTCTAAATCAATTAAAACGAGACGATCTTTTACATGTTATCTTACTTTGTCCTTAATCCAATGCATTCAAAAACGAAGAATAAGATtgtgaaaacaaacaaattaaagacaCATAAAATTTCACAAGCAATAAAACATGATCACATATTAGATGAAAATGATGAAAtggtgtgagagagagagagagagaggggacctgaagaagaagaagattaaaGGATTGGTCTTATCTGAAGAGAGCAATGAAATGGCACTGATATTGAGTGAGTGAACGGTTCAACACTAACGTTGGTGAGTGTTGTGTTTTATATAGGACAGAGAGAGGGGGACATAAAAAGTGGCACAAGACAATAGGACATACGTAATTCTCGTGATTCATTTTTTGCCTTTCAAGATATTTTCACTCCAAAATTTGTATTCATTCATTAGTCCTCAAAGGGTAAGtactagaattttttttttttttactagctaAATTCACATACTATAAAACTACGGCTAAAAATAAGAGTTGAATAGTACAATTTAAGTTatattgtgttttattttaaaacggTTTTTAGGATGGAACTAACTAACGGTCAATAGATtggacaaaaactaaaatttttgtCCCTTGCTAATTCAGAGGACAACATTTTTTTAGCAAACATCCTACAGGACAAATTTGTTCAATACATCAAACATTTGTTCAGTGTTGTTATGTCATGTATTGTTCTGTCTAGAGCTTAACTTTtgcaaataaaatgaaatttaagTGTAAAGAAGTGAGAAATTCAGGATTCAAACTTATGTCCCTTTAATAATGTCTCTAGTAACTACCACCTGAGCTATCTTTGTGGACAAAATATATCTATGTGTAggaatatttatattattagtgatattttttatgacaaGTAGTCCAGCGAGAAtttaatgtcaaaaaaaaaaaattagtgagaATTTTGTcccttaaagtgaataagtgaaaaattttatatttaatctCGGTCTTTGCATATTGTAATATCTACCAATTGAGCTATATTTACGGGGATTCTTATAGTAAAATTTACTTcaaatattatatcatatttgcGGCGAGTTCTAGGGTGCAAGAGCTTGTCATTTcttgcaccatgcaccacttgcgaatattattataaataatacaaattttacaaaatcattcatgatttttttaaaagaaatcgaaaaattatttgatatgttattgagacccatcaaaatcaacggtttatggattttaATTGTATACATTTAATCttaattttcttatattaataataataatatgagctatAGGTGGAAGACGTGAAAGGATAGGAGTGACAACATAATTGGTATATCTATCCTTACCttggtgtatatatatatatatatatatatatatatatatatatatataattgaagatTCCGAATCACTATAAGAGAACTTCTTTTTCATGTCTCCTGAACTTCCCAAGCGCTCCCTAGATTTTCTAAAATATCTCTTTCGCAAGATAACTAACTAGTGTTGAAGGGTGCAAAATCTGGAATATacagttcgctacttaagtttAACTAGCGAaccttataaaattattttgataggGGTGGATGAAGACTAAGAggacaaaaatattagattttataaggttcgctACTTAATAACGTATTGTGTGCCTCTTTTAGCAcctgctacttaaatagcgagCGAGGAGAATATCTTTAGAATTTCCCAAAGCACACGAGAAAAGCCGGGGGCACAAAAAGAAGTTCTGTCACTATAAGTCTTGTTGGACAATGTCTTTGCTTTGTGGTTCATAAACAAGTCAATTCATTTCCAACCCGGTGAAGCAGGAtcttaataatgatgatgatgatgcccatcatattatcattatattattatgacTTTTTTCTAATATGAAATAAGTAAATCAGTATTTCATCAATAAACAATAAATTGGTTTAATCGGTAAAAGAAACTTGAACCCCTTAAACAAATGGTCACATGTCCGATCTTTAACTCTTGCGAATGAGTTAATTTCTACACTATTAAACCAATAAGTCACAACATAACACATTCAATTTATCGGTAAAACTTATTTATCCAAtagtaaaaacaaatttatacaTCATACAAACATCCTCTCACCTGTCCACCATAAAATTGGCCTTATATTGCGTTTTTATAGGCAACTTTGGATTTGATATCAAACTTTTTTGAACAGTGAAAAGATATAAAATCACGACAATTAGCGACATGAATATGACATCCTCCAGGAAATTCAACCACAAGAGAAGATGGTCCACCAAAAGCATTTTGCATTATTGTTCTTTTTAGCAAATAAAGAGGTCATACATAAAAGTTGCATTTAGTGAGCAAAGATATTTTAGTTTTCCTTTAAAATTCTTTGTCAATAGAAAATGgacaaaatcatcatcatcaatcacTCAACGCCCTCACAAATGGACAAGAAACCTCACCATCTGATGACGATACCTCAACTTTATAGGCCTGTTTTATAATATCTTTAACAGCCcatttggtgcgcaggatagcatagtgacaggataggatataaaacaggataaggataggataacaacaggataacagttatactcagttatcatatcatatgtttggtgctagagctgtcaaaacgggcggcccggccaatttcgggccggcccggtcgggcttcgggcttcgtcgggccgggctaaaaagcccggataaaaaacgggctaccaaaattagtgcccgagcccggcccggtacgggtagtcgggctttcgggcggcccggtttatctttttttatttttttttttacttttagtgctcaaactcaactatataaataacattaataattctcgcgcatcctattttttactcatccgctataaatattatataattcgcgcgcgccgtatttttactcatcccctatctacgagtttctcgcgcgccctatttttactcatccactacctacgagtttctcacgccctatttttacgaatccgctacttacgagtttctcgcgcgtcatatttttactcatccgctacctagaactttctcgcgcgccctatttttactcattcgctactacgagtttctcgcgcgccctatttttattcatccactatgtacgagtttctcgcgcgccctatttttactcatcctctacctacgagtttctcgcgccctatttttacgcatccgctactttcgagtttctcgcgcgtcatacttttactcatccgctacctacgactttctcgcgcgccctatttttactcatccgctacgtacgagtttctcgcgcgccctatttttattcatcccctacgtacgagtttctcgcgcgtcctatttttactcatccgctacctacgagtttcttgggtgccctatttttactcccgctacttaagtagaagTAGCGGACggcattttataatttatattacaaactaatttcaaatcatccgaaacaaattatttatatttatattttattttatttttaatttaaatttttcgagcttgcgggccgcccgcggcccattcgggctagcccatattttaatcgggctttgtcgggccgggctaaaaagcccggaaataattcgggctaggattttcaaggcccgagcccgggaaaaaatcgggcttggcgggccggcccattcgggctagcccattttgacagctctatttggtgcacacaggataacaaacatgataactattatattttgtttttaatacatactttctcataataatatgataagatatataacatatttaattgacaaaattactcttgtaaaacaattattattttttaaaaattattttgttatactttgaattttataaataaaaaatataaataattaatcaaataactttatataatttaaaataaaaatcatgaaaaaataatcaagtttaattttttatatgaatcatgatcaaataaataactcaataatatatacatgttagataagccaaataaatatatgatatatctcatacgtaaataataaaactactattgcaaaagaattatatttaattttttataaaatttaagttaatatccctatttgtcaattttttaataatcattttactttaaaatattgtaattttagtaaaattttgattttttagaatatataaattacaaaattatccctgtgagaaaatcacatatatatttaaaaattaattattttattatttatattttattaattttattttatgtattttaaaatatattttataaaataaatcagtaattttttttttcttcttatcctatcctgctggtaacccagctcaaattcagataagaattataactagagagacaggatatgataagcttcaggattaacttatcatatcctgctgtatcaccaaacactggattgcggcaggatatgatacagttatcatatc
This portion of the Trifolium pratense cultivar HEN17-A07 linkage group LG3, ARS_RC_1.1, whole genome shotgun sequence genome encodes:
- the LOC123914087 gene encoding phosphomethylpyrimidine synthase, chloroplastic isoform X3, translating into MLPLEYHLHYRSPLIHNKPCQFSRLNSRVPPYPCRFVPSSCRFKSLPSSNSRSFGFSVNNDRPTRWVCRSTSETDSATGSSSDEKKTGEGPVVVVDDDTGSTSSGSDRRKEKQRKGGWWRWKWPELRWQPLVQGQETGVFVLQLGLMIFVMKLILPGTSLPGLVPKSQTSFVPVPYSEFLSRVNSNQVRKVEVDGVHVMFKLKSGVRNVHDGEVSGDSSSSSRLHESESLVKGVAPTRRIVYTTTRPSDIRAPYEKMLENEVVFGSPDKRSGGFLNTALIAFFCAAGLAGVLSRLPINFSVHTTGQLRNRKSGPSGTKSSERGETVTFADIAGVDEAKEELEEIVEFLRNPDRYTRLGARPPRGVLLVGLPGTGKTLLAKAVAGEADVPFISCSASEFVELFVGMGASRVRDLFARAKKEAPSIIFIDEIDAVAKSRDGKFRMVSNDEREQTLNQLLTEMDGFDSNSAVIVLGATNRADVLDPALRRPGRFDRVVMVEAPDRVGREAILKVHVSKKELPLAKDVGLGDIASMTTGFTGADLANLVNEAALLAGRQSKAVVEKIDFIHAVERSIAMASVHANVTSVVCKNGNHASQSKFPNSTFLPRFDVVGRSSNVWKKELVPSSMALVPRATLTFDPPTTNANKTKQTKHTIDPASPDFLPLPSFEQCFPKSTKEIREVIHEESGHVLKVPFRRVHLSGDESHFDNYDTSGPQNISPRIGLPKLRQEWIDRREKTSPPRFTQMYYAKQGIITEEMLYCATREKLSPEFVRSEVARGRAIIPSNKKHLELEPTIVGRNFLVKVNANIGNSAVVSSIEEEVYKVQWATMWGADTVMDLSTGRHIHETREWILRNSAVPVGTVPIYQALEKVNGIAEDLNWEVFRETLIEQAEQGVDYFTIHAGVLLRYIPLTAKRMTGIVSRGGSIHAKWCLAYHKENFAYEHWDDILDICNQYDVALSIGDGLRPGSIYDANDTAQFAELLTQGELTRRAWEKDVQVMNEGPGHVPMHKIPENMQKQLEWCNEAPFYTLGPLTTDIAPGYDHITSAIGAANIGALGTALLCYVTPKEHLGLPNRDDVKAGVIAYKIAAHAADLAKQHPHAQAWDDALSKARFEFRWMDQFALSLDPMTAMSFHDETLPAEGAKVAHFCSMCGPKFCSMKITEDVRKYAEKHGYGDVEEALKEGMNAMSAEFLAAKKTISGEQHGEAGGEIYLPESYVSSKEGAI
- the LOC123914087 gene encoding phosphomethylpyrimidine synthase, chloroplastic isoform X2, with the protein product MASVHANVTSVVCKNGNHASQSKFPNSTFLPRFDVVGRSSNVWKKELVPSSMALVPRATLTFDPPTTNANKTKQTKHTIDPASPDFLPLPSFEQCFPKSTKEIREVIHEESGHVLKVPFRRVHLSGDESHFDNYDTSGPQNISPRIGLPKLRQEWIDRREKTSPPRFTQMYYAKQGIITEEMLYCATREKLSPEFVRSEVARGRAIIPSNKKHLELEPTIVGRNFLVKVNANIGNSAVVSSIEEEVYKVQWATMWGADTVMDLSTGRHIHETREWILRNSAVPVGTVPIYQALEKVNGIAEDLNWEVFRETLIEQAEQGVDYFTIHAGVLLRYIPLTAKRMTGIVSRGGSIHAKWCLAYHKENFAYEHWDDILDICNQYDVALSIGDGLRPGSIYDANDTAQFAELLTQGELTRRAWEKDVQVMNEGPGHVPMHKIPENMQKQLEWCNEAPFYTLGPLTTDIAPGYDHITSAIGAANIGALGTALLCYVTPKEHLGLPNRDDVKAGVIAYKIAAHAADLAKQHPHAQAWDDALSKARFEFRWMDQFALSLDPMTAMSFHDETLPAEGAKVAHFCSMCGPKFCSMKITEDVRKYAEKHGYGDVEEALKEGMNAMSAEFLAAKKTISGEQHGEAGGEIYLPESYVSSKEGAI